One window of the Chitinophaga niabensis genome contains the following:
- a CDS encoding SusD/RagB family nutrient-binding outer membrane lipoprotein — protein sequence MKIIQKSIYSLLICGALCGAGACEKGFEEINTPYKDASENTASISGLFNGLVSSLGKYGDDALNVSLLYPITNQQAYQNTVAPYLNYSVTYWSQYYPDLLVYKTILRKIGEQANPQSFNNIKYMASVLMANKTLRMLDYYGDIPYSQASLAKEGNQFFRPPYDAQPEVYKSVLADLKAAADGLGTETGQVNLGSSESFLNSDFTAWKKFANALRLRYAVRLYAKEKALADGIITDIIGGNKPLPANQNLTSLYLDNFGLWPSRVTVTGQTLGALDSKWDSYRELSISNIRMSSNVWQQMSSTNATDGSGIFDPRCYVYFMTNNADQWVPQPQNGSQPEGGRPYDVGTERKAIGSDPANKFACVNYLMAYDRVFYPILIVTEADVHFLKAEIYQRGMGVAKDIVKAKTEYEAGITASVNFWYAYTQLSPTWAPARPVAPTAGQMTAFLTNPAVLYNGANDADALKKIATQSWLATMFQPAESWATVRRTGLTPKDPTYNPSVVNKLPYPDDENVNNHENWQKATNGENPTLQVQKKVYWMQ from the coding sequence ATGAAGATCATACAAAAATCAATATACAGTTTACTCATCTGCGGGGCATTATGTGGCGCAGGTGCATGTGAGAAAGGATTTGAAGAGATCAATACACCATACAAAGATGCCAGTGAGAATACGGCATCCATATCCGGTCTGTTCAATGGCCTTGTATCTTCACTGGGTAAATACGGGGATGATGCGCTGAATGTGAGCTTACTATATCCCATCACCAATCAGCAGGCCTATCAGAATACGGTAGCGCCTTACCTGAACTATAGCGTAACATACTGGAGCCAGTACTATCCTGATCTGCTGGTGTACAAAACCATCCTTAGAAAGATCGGCGAACAGGCTAATCCGCAATCCTTCAATAACATCAAATACATGGCCAGCGTACTGATGGCCAATAAAACCCTCAGGATGCTGGATTACTATGGAGACATTCCATACAGCCAGGCTTCATTGGCTAAAGAAGGAAATCAGTTTTTCCGCCCGCCATATGATGCGCAACCGGAAGTCTACAAAAGCGTATTGGCAGACCTGAAGGCTGCTGCCGATGGACTGGGAACAGAAACAGGCCAGGTGAACCTGGGTTCTTCAGAATCTTTCCTGAACAGTGATTTCACTGCCTGGAAGAAGTTCGCCAACGCCTTACGTTTAAGATATGCCGTAAGGTTATACGCTAAGGAAAAGGCATTGGCAGACGGGATCATTACAGATATCATCGGCGGTAACAAACCCTTACCCGCTAATCAGAACCTCACCAGCCTGTACCTGGACAATTTCGGATTATGGCCCAGCCGTGTAACGGTAACTGGTCAGACGCTGGGTGCCCTGGACAGCAAATGGGATTCCTATCGCGAGTTATCCATTTCCAACATCCGCATGAGCAGCAATGTATGGCAGCAAATGTCTTCCACCAATGCAACAGACGGTTCCGGCATCTTTGATCCGCGCTGTTATGTTTACTTTATGACCAATAATGCGGACCAATGGGTGCCACAGCCCCAGAACGGCTCTCAGCCTGAAGGTGGCCGTCCTTATGATGTGGGTACGGAAAGAAAAGCTATCGGCAGCGACCCTGCCAATAAGTTTGCCTGCGTGAATTACCTGATGGCATACGACAGGGTGTTTTATCCCATACTCATTGTAACGGAGGCAGATGTGCATTTCCTGAAAGCAGAGATCTATCAGCGTGGAATGGGCGTTGCCAAGGATATAGTAAAAGCTAAAACAGAATATGAAGCGGGGATCACTGCCTCTGTGAACTTCTGGTATGCCTATACCCAGCTTTCTCCCACCTGGGCGCCTGCAAGGCCGGTTGCGCCTACAGCGGGTCAAATGACGGCTTTCCTCACGAATCCTGCGGTGCTGTATAACGGTGCCAACGATGCGGATGCACTGAAAAAGATTGCCACACAATCCTGGCTGGCTACAATGTTTCAGCCGGCGGAATCCTGGGCTACAGTGCGGAGAACGGGGTTAACGCCTAAGGATCCAACCTATAATCCTTCGGTGGTGAATAAGTTGCCTTATCCTGATGATGAGAATGTGAATAACCATGAGAACTGGCAGAAGGCTACGAATGGGGAGAATCCTACACTGCAGGTACAGAAGAAAGTGTACTGGATGCAATAA
- a CDS encoding Crp/Fnr family transcriptional regulator: MEDILFDFISKYISLTEDEKNAILSFDIFRSIKKGTTLLKAGQKSKNSYFVLKGCIRTYYVLDSEEKTTAFYTEMEALTPPCVITKTPSKYYISCIEDTILTVSSSDMEVEVNSKFPKFETLCRILSEENLAKQQINFDEFKTSSPEQRYLNLLQKRPDLIQRVPQYQLASYLGIKPESLSRLRARITEKNKG, encoded by the coding sequence ATGGAAGACATACTATTTGACTTTATATCAAAATATATTTCTCTAACAGAAGATGAGAAGAACGCAATACTTTCGTTTGACATATTTCGTTCTATTAAGAAAGGAACTACTTTACTCAAAGCAGGACAAAAATCGAAAAATAGCTACTTTGTTCTAAAAGGTTGTATTCGGACATATTATGTTTTAGATAGTGAAGAAAAAACTACTGCTTTCTACACAGAAATGGAAGCTTTGACACCTCCTTGTGTAATAACCAAAACTCCGTCCAAATATTATATAAGTTGTATAGAAGACACTATACTTACAGTTTCAAGTTCTGATATGGAAGTAGAAGTAAACAGTAAATTTCCAAAGTTTGAAACCCTATGCAGAATATTATCCGAAGAAAACTTAGCTAAGCAACAAATAAACTTTGACGAGTTTAAGACTTCTTCCCCTGAACAACGATACTTAAATTTATTACAGAAAAGACCGGACCTTATCCAACGTGTGCCACAGTATCAATTAGCGAGCTATTTAGGTATCAAACCCGAATCTTTAAGCAGGTTAAGAGCAAGGATTACAGAGAAAAATAAAGGGTAA
- a CDS encoding SusC/RagA family TonB-linked outer membrane protein produces MKKIGLCTYSASFFMKAALIHYFLTLAFFVGVQAAPANGQGILDKRISITVERESFKTVLQKISLKAGVKFSYTRNTLPEKEKVSVLAKDETLEKVFTNLFDPFDIDFEAIGSQVVLRKQKLMSVLMNQAQGSIATEINFKQVRGTIKDVSGSPIPGVTVSIKGTTKGTNTDGNGDFQIEANEGDVLVFSAIGFKRIEMKVGSESSYSVVLETDEKALSEVVVTAMGVKRSPRSLGYSVQKVDGSNITIAQAPTIAQGLMGKVAGLNISQASGGVEGGSSRLVIRGNTTLTGDNRALIIVDGVALNNDPVNNNANNGGGGAVGTQQGADVSGYNDWGTGLNFINPEDIENVTVLKGPAAAALYGARGANGVILVTRKKGERRKGLGVDYSYSSRATKVYEYLDFQNDFGSGLVGALWTADQGKQFPVNGAGKRYQIGTYSGSYAAGDYKTGAYGMLPYDNSTQAWDLFSFPSGLSWGPKFDNQPVLWYDGVERPYSAQPNNWKDYFPNGSVNQHNVSISGGGDFGTIRASYTRDDSKANILNSNYKSNIFNIGSSIKISKMLSADITGSYVNYERLNAPPVGAGAFMAGMSYAATRDYRPDVEKLNNFAPDGSQRDVTNSSNFPAGSPPYPYYSYMANSYWNIYKNNTVFNRNQLLGSIKLTANLTDFLTLITQGSIDNSNDGTEIREYPRNVQGTQGAYRQANARNMSRNLNAMLRLYKDNLFDKQFNASITGGVESYYRNDYTVSNKTKGNFISPFIFALNNGSEAPEAAQEIRYAKKINSGFGFIDLSFRNYLFLQLTGRNDWSSTLTDGTNSYFYPSVNASYVFSDGIPGVQTALPWLNFGKLSLSYAETGSDTDPYSIFNVLNTAAYNQQAAQTFPSNLKFPGVAPQRTRQYEAGLSLGMFNNRVNLEVTAYSMKTFNQILSNSLPMSSGFTSVQLNKGSLGNKGIEFIISANPVSTNDFSWNISLNGAHAQNKVLALDEGTDAISLGTFFGGSGVSQRVKVGENYGTLYGRDFTYLNGKKVVKRAVNPQNQQLLSYMVNGQPQAAGTQWVLTPNEVPIGNSQPFMTGGIANTLRYKSISLYFMVDGKFGGDTYFGTYAAAMGNGLLQETTKERNGGGLPMTYPDGTTANTGIIFDGVFADGKPNTDVVAYPWYYLGTYTSWNHLGVPRSASVFENTWMKLREVALTYQVPQSVVRQTKIFQNLSLSLIGRDLFYLFTTIPKGLNPEGVNGIGNMQGIEYSSMPRIRSFGFTVKAAL; encoded by the coding sequence ATGAAGAAAATTGGATTGTGTACTTACTCAGCTTCTTTTTTTATGAAAGCAGCCCTCATACATTATTTCCTGACCCTTGCATTCTTCGTAGGGGTACAGGCCGCGCCTGCAAACGGGCAGGGCATCCTGGATAAACGCATCTCCATCACTGTGGAGCGCGAATCCTTCAAAACCGTATTACAGAAAATAAGCCTCAAAGCCGGCGTGAAATTTTCCTATACACGCAATACACTTCCTGAAAAGGAAAAAGTAAGCGTGCTGGCAAAAGATGAAACCCTGGAGAAAGTATTTACCAACCTGTTTGATCCCTTCGATATCGACTTTGAAGCCATTGGCAGCCAGGTAGTATTGCGGAAGCAAAAGCTCATGAGTGTACTGATGAACCAGGCACAAGGAAGCATTGCCACAGAGATCAATTTCAAACAGGTAAGAGGCACCATCAAAGATGTTAGCGGCAGCCCCATTCCTGGTGTAACAGTGAGCATTAAAGGAACTACAAAAGGTACTAACACAGATGGGAATGGTGATTTTCAGATAGAGGCGAATGAAGGAGATGTGCTGGTATTCTCTGCTATAGGCTTTAAACGCATTGAAATGAAAGTTGGGAGCGAAAGCTCGTACTCCGTGGTACTGGAAACCGATGAAAAAGCTCTAAGCGAAGTAGTGGTAACGGCGATGGGCGTTAAACGTTCCCCGCGTTCACTCGGTTATTCGGTACAGAAAGTGGATGGCAGTAACATTACCATCGCACAGGCACCTACCATTGCCCAGGGGCTGATGGGAAAAGTAGCCGGTCTGAATATCAGCCAGGCATCCGGTGGGGTGGAAGGCGGTTCTTCCCGTCTCGTGATCCGTGGTAATACTACACTTACAGGTGATAACCGCGCACTCATTATTGTAGATGGTGTGGCACTTAATAATGACCCTGTTAATAACAATGCGAACAATGGTGGCGGTGGAGCCGTTGGTACCCAGCAGGGTGCTGACGTCTCTGGTTATAACGACTGGGGTACCGGTCTGAATTTCATCAACCCGGAAGATATTGAAAATGTTACGGTGTTGAAAGGACCCGCAGCAGCTGCTTTGTATGGCGCCAGGGGTGCAAACGGTGTGATCCTCGTTACCCGTAAGAAAGGGGAGAGAAGAAAAGGCCTGGGCGTGGATTACTCTTATTCCAGCCGCGCAACAAAAGTGTATGAATACCTGGATTTCCAGAATGACTTTGGTTCCGGCCTGGTGGGCGCTTTGTGGACAGCAGATCAGGGAAAACAATTCCCTGTGAACGGTGCTGGTAAACGTTATCAGATAGGCACTTATTCCGGCAGTTATGCTGCAGGTGATTACAAAACAGGTGCTTACGGCATGCTGCCTTATGATAACAGCACGCAGGCATGGGACCTTTTTTCCTTCCCCAGCGGATTATCCTGGGGCCCTAAGTTCGACAATCAACCGGTGCTCTGGTATGATGGTGTAGAAAGACCTTACTCCGCACAGCCCAATAACTGGAAAGATTATTTTCCCAACGGTTCTGTAAACCAGCATAACGTGTCTATCTCCGGTGGCGGTGATTTTGGTACCATCCGTGCTTCTTATACCAGGGATGATAGCAAAGCCAATATCCTGAACAGTAACTATAAGAGCAATATCTTCAATATCGGTTCCAGCATCAAGATCAGCAAAATGCTGAGTGCGGATATCACGGGTAGTTACGTTAACTACGAACGTTTGAATGCGCCACCGGTAGGAGCCGGAGCTTTTATGGCCGGTATGTCTTATGCCGCAACAAGAGACTATCGCCCGGATGTGGAGAAGCTGAACAACTTTGCACCGGATGGTTCACAAAGGGACGTCACCAACTCCAGCAATTTCCCTGCTGGTTCTCCGCCATACCCTTATTATTCTTACATGGCCAATTCTTATTGGAACATCTATAAGAACAATACCGTTTTCAATCGTAATCAATTGTTAGGTAGCATCAAACTCACTGCCAACCTCACGGACTTTTTAACATTGATCACACAGGGAAGTATTGATAACTCAAATGATGGTACGGAGATCAGGGAGTATCCCAGGAACGTTCAGGGAACACAAGGTGCTTACAGGCAGGCCAATGCCCGCAATATGAGCCGTAACCTGAATGCGATGCTGAGATTGTACAAGGACAACCTCTTCGATAAACAATTTAATGCCAGTATCACCGGTGGTGTGGAATCTTACTACAGGAACGATTATACCGTGAGCAACAAAACAAAAGGTAACTTCATCAGTCCTTTTATTTTTGCATTGAATAACGGATCAGAAGCTCCTGAAGCAGCGCAGGAGATCCGGTATGCCAAGAAGATCAATTCAGGATTCGGATTTATAGACCTGTCTTTCAGGAATTATCTTTTCCTGCAGTTAACAGGTAGGAACGACTGGTCTTCCACACTTACAGATGGTACCAATTCTTACTTCTATCCATCCGTTAATGCGAGTTATGTATTCTCGGATGGTATTCCGGGTGTACAGACCGCGCTGCCCTGGCTGAACTTTGGTAAATTAAGTCTCTCTTATGCGGAAACAGGTAGTGATACAGACCCCTATTCTATCTTTAACGTATTAAATACAGCGGCATACAATCAACAGGCTGCACAAACCTTTCCCAGTAATTTAAAATTCCCCGGTGTTGCACCGCAAAGGACCCGCCAGTATGAAGCCGGTTTAAGCCTGGGCATGTTCAATAATCGTGTGAACCTGGAGGTAACAGCGTACTCCATGAAAACGTTCAACCAGATCCTTTCCAACAGTTTGCCGATGTCTTCCGGATTTACTTCGGTACAGCTCAACAAGGGATCTTTAGGTAATAAAGGCATTGAATTCATCATCAGCGCCAATCCCGTAAGTACCAATGATTTTTCCTGGAATATTTCATTGAATGGTGCACATGCACAGAACAAAGTGCTGGCACTGGATGAAGGTACAGATGCTATTTCACTGGGTACTTTCTTTGGCGGAAGCGGTGTTTCACAACGTGTGAAAGTAGGAGAGAACTACGGTACCCTTTATGGCCGTGATTTCACTTACCTGAATGGTAAAAAAGTAGTGAAGAGGGCCGTGAACCCGCAAAACCAGCAGTTACTAAGTTATATGGTGAATGGACAGCCACAGGCAGCAGGTACACAATGGGTATTAACACCCAATGAAGTACCCATTGGTAATTCCCAGCCATTTATGACTGGCGGTATTGCCAATACTTTGCGCTACAAGAGCATCTCCTTATACTTCATGGTAGATGGTAAGTTCGGTGGCGATACTTATTTCGGTACTTATGCCGCAGCCATGGGTAACGGCCTGTTGCAGGAAACTACCAAAGAACGTAACGGCGGCGGTCTTCCCATGACCTATCCTGATGGTACCACCGCTAATACAGGTATCATTTTCGATGGTGTGTTCGCAGATGGCAAGCCTAATACAGATGTGGTAGCCTATCCCTGGTATTACCTGGGTACCTATACTTCCTGGAATCACCTGGGTGTTCCAAGATCCGCTTCTGTATTTGAGAATACCTGGATGAAATTAAGAGAGGTGGCATTGACCTACCAGGTGCCGCAAAGCGTGGTAAGACAAACAAAGATCTTCCAGAACCTGAGCCTTTCCCTGATCGGACGGGACCTTTTTTACCTCTTCACCACTATACCCAAAGGGCTTAATCCTGAAGGCGTGAATGGTATTGGTAATATGCAGGGGATTGAATATTCCTCTATGCCAAGGATCCGGTCTTTTGGTTTTACTGTGAAAGCTGCTTTATAA
- a CDS encoding DUF6326 family protein: MNTQKTPQNELKDVKVSLKLKLAALWASFMFLYIYVDYFHLFMPGALEDLLAGKVFLFEITQAFLLVVLAILTIPVLMIFLSVALPAKVNRCANIIIAAVFIPFTLFNLAGEAWIHMVFGAVIEVVLLCLIIRYAWKWPRTET; this comes from the coding sequence ATGAATACACAAAAAACACCACAAAACGAACTGAAAGACGTCAAAGTCAGTTTGAAATTGAAGCTTGCAGCCCTGTGGGCGAGTTTTATGTTTCTCTACATCTATGTAGATTATTTCCACCTATTTATGCCGGGTGCACTAGAAGATCTTTTAGCAGGAAAGGTATTTTTATTTGAAATTACGCAAGCATTCCTTTTGGTGGTACTCGCTATTTTGACGATTCCGGTGTTAATGATCTTTCTTTCTGTTGCCCTGCCGGCTAAAGTAAATCGCTGCGCAAATATCATTATTGCCGCAGTGTTTATTCCCTTTACGTTGTTTAATTTGGCAGGAGAGGCTTGGATACACATGGTGTTTGGCGCTGTTATTGAGGTCGTTCTTCTTTGCCTGATTATCCGTTATGCATGGAAGTGGCCTCGTACTGAAACATGA